One Desulfatitalea tepidiphila genomic region harbors:
- a CDS encoding ABC transporter ATP-binding protein: MLKLERVHTKIGDLQIIHGVSLEIQKGEFVALLGSNGAGKTTLFRTIAGVLKPTTGTVTFNGAPIHRLPVHKIVAQGLVLCPQGRQLFPELSVRKNLLLGAYPLRNDKKKIQKNMDRVYELFPILRERSQQAAGTFSGGEQQMLAIGRALMSEPSMLLLDEPSVGLAPLIVQQIAEIISNVNREMDTTIFLSEQNANMALHITERGYVLESGCCVLTGECQQLKNDEKVRKAYIGA; the protein is encoded by the coding sequence ATGCTTAAGCTGGAGCGTGTGCATACCAAAATCGGCGACCTGCAGATCATTCACGGCGTCTCCCTGGAGATCCAGAAAGGCGAGTTTGTCGCATTGCTGGGCAGCAACGGCGCCGGCAAGACCACCCTGTTCCGCACCATCGCCGGTGTGCTCAAACCCACCACCGGCACCGTGACGTTCAACGGCGCCCCCATCCACCGGCTGCCGGTGCACAAGATCGTGGCGCAGGGCCTGGTGCTCTGCCCCCAGGGCCGCCAGCTCTTCCCCGAACTGTCGGTACGCAAGAACCTGCTGCTCGGCGCCTACCCGCTGCGCAACGACAAGAAGAAAATTCAGAAAAACATGGATCGCGTCTACGAGCTTTTCCCCATTCTCAGGGAGCGAAGCCAACAGGCCGCCGGCACCTTCAGCGGCGGCGAGCAGCAGATGCTGGCCATCGGCCGCGCTTTGATGAGCGAGCCGAGCATGCTGCTGCTCGACGAGCCCTCGGTGGGATTGGCGCCGCTGATCGTCCAGCAGATCGCCGAGATCATCTCCAACGTCAACCGCGAGATGGACACCACCATCTTCCTCTCCGAGCAGAACGCCAACATGGCCCTGCACATCACCGAGCGCGGTTACGTGCTCGAGAGCGGGTGCTGTGTTCTCACTGGCGAGTGCCAACAGCTGAAAAATGACGAAAAGGTTCGCAAGGCCTACATCGGCGCCTGA
- a CDS encoding ABC transporter ATP-binding protein produces the protein MLSVKYLTKRFSGLTAVQDLSFEVAQGQILAIIGPNGAGKSTAFNLITGTLPPTSGKVFIDDQDITAMKPYRIVTKGVARTFQTTSLFDQLRVIDNLMIAYKWRTRLGFWNTLLHTPKWKDFQTEAFLRAMEVLEFLGLTDKAEHFIPTLSQEEQKRLAIGIAIVSKPRLLLLDEPTGGLIHEETDRITQLIHRIRDEHGITVIIIEHKMQMIMGMADRIVVLNFGKKIAEGTPEEIKTNPAVIEAYLGGEANA, from the coding sequence ATGTTAAGCGTTAAATATCTCACCAAACGGTTCTCCGGCCTCACGGCGGTCCAGGACCTGAGCTTCGAGGTCGCCCAGGGACAGATCCTGGCCATCATCGGCCCCAACGGCGCCGGAAAATCCACTGCCTTCAACCTGATCACCGGCACGCTGCCGCCCACTTCCGGCAAGGTGTTCATCGACGACCAGGACATCACCGCCATGAAACCCTACCGCATCGTCACCAAGGGCGTGGCGCGGACCTTTCAGACCACCAGTCTCTTCGATCAACTGCGCGTCATCGACAATCTGATGATCGCTTATAAATGGCGCACCCGGCTCGGTTTCTGGAACACCTTGCTGCACACGCCCAAGTGGAAGGACTTTCAGACCGAAGCCTTCCTGCGCGCCATGGAGGTCCTCGAATTTCTCGGCCTGACCGACAAGGCCGAGCACTTCATCCCCACCCTCTCCCAGGAGGAGCAGAAACGACTGGCCATCGGCATCGCCATTGTCAGCAAACCCCGACTCCTGCTGCTCGACGAACCCACCGGCGGCCTGATCCATGAAGAGACCGATCGCATCACCCAGTTGATCCATCGCATCCGCGACGAGCACGGCATTACGGTGATCATCATCGAACACAAGATGCAGATGATCATGGGCATGGCCGACCGTATCGTCGTACTCAACTTCGGAAAGAAGATCGCCGAGGGAACCCCCGAGGAAATCAAGACCAACCCGGCGGTGATCGAAGCCTACCTGGGAGGTGAAGCGAATGCTTAA
- a CDS encoding branched-chain amino acid ABC transporter permease, producing MFTKPIHTKILYLVLLVAALLLPFYVPDRYLFQIVIMSILFAIATASMNLIIGYTGQASLAHGAFFGIGAYGVAIMTKAGLSFWLALPLSAVITAFAGLLIGALSLRTRGHYFAIVTLCFGVILWIVAGNWIELTGGHNGIFGIARPSPITIPFVGQIEFNSQTAQFYLALAFLLLTLFALNRIVYSILGLTFMAVRNNEPLADAVGINTFATKLLSFVVSNFIAGMAGGIYASIIGAVGPSAASHMVTFNFLIYLILGGIATLPGAVIGAFAIPIIMEFMQFLGDYRMLIFGLLLVVVIIYFPQGFVGGLRLLNQKIAAWRQSRSTEAGHVKR from the coding sequence GTGTTCACCAAGCCGATCCACACCAAGATACTCTACCTGGTTCTCCTCGTCGCGGCCCTGCTTCTGCCCTTTTATGTGCCGGACCGCTACCTGTTCCAGATCGTCATCATGAGCATTCTGTTCGCCATCGCCACGGCCTCCATGAACCTGATCATCGGTTATACCGGCCAGGCGTCCCTTGCCCACGGCGCCTTTTTCGGCATCGGGGCCTATGGCGTGGCCATCATGACCAAGGCCGGCCTCTCCTTCTGGCTGGCACTGCCCCTGTCCGCCGTCATCACCGCCTTTGCCGGGCTTTTGATCGGCGCGCTGTCCTTGCGCACGCGGGGGCACTATTTCGCCATCGTCACCCTATGCTTTGGGGTCATCCTCTGGATCGTGGCCGGCAACTGGATCGAGCTGACCGGCGGTCACAACGGCATCTTCGGCATCGCGCGCCCATCGCCCATCACCATACCGTTCGTCGGGCAGATCGAATTCAACAGCCAGACCGCCCAGTTCTACCTGGCCCTGGCCTTTCTGCTGCTCACCCTGTTCGCCCTCAATCGCATCGTCTATTCGATCCTGGGCCTCACCTTCATGGCCGTGCGCAACAACGAGCCGCTGGCCGATGCGGTCGGGATCAACACCTTCGCCACCAAACTGCTCTCGTTCGTGGTGTCCAACTTCATCGCCGGCATGGCGGGCGGCATCTACGCCAGCATCATCGGCGCGGTGGGGCCCAGCGCGGCCAGCCACATGGTCACCTTCAACTTCCTGATCTACCTGATCCTGGGCGGCATCGCCACCTTGCCCGGCGCGGTCATCGGGGCCTTCGCCATCCCCATCATCATGGAGTTCATGCAGTTCCTCGGAGATTATCGCATGCTGATTTTCGGTCTCCTGCTCGTGGTGGTCATCATTTACTTCCCCCAGGGATTTGTCGGCGGCCTGCGTTTGCTGAACCAGAAGATCGCCGCCTGGCGTCAATCCAGATCAACGGAGGCCGGCCATGTTAAGCGTTAA
- a CDS encoding branched-chain amino acid ABC transporter permease, which yields MELFLQQVFNGIMFGSTYAIVALGLTLVMGILNIPNFAHGHLYMLGGYITYFFMSNIGLGYWGALLLSVIVLGLIGAVMERIVYRPLSDGPHINAFIAAIGALLFLESLALVVWGPQGLRIANPHPQIYNVMGITVGLQRLIVIVGAAALIVLLHLFLKKTLMGTTIEAVAQNREGAMLNGINVNRVSAITFFISSATAAVAASFLSPIFMLSPAMGAILGMKAFIIVILGGMGSIPGAILGGYILGLIEALGGGYISAEYKDVFAFGALIVILSIKPTGIFGKREG from the coding sequence ATGGAGCTTTTTCTGCAACAAGTGTTCAACGGCATCATGTTCGGCAGCACCTATGCCATCGTGGCGCTGGGGTTGACCCTGGTCATGGGAATCCTGAACATTCCCAACTTCGCCCACGGCCATCTCTACATGCTGGGGGGATACATCACCTATTTCTTCATGAGCAACATCGGCCTCGGCTACTGGGGCGCGCTGCTGCTCTCGGTGATCGTCCTGGGCCTGATCGGCGCTGTCATGGAGCGAATCGTCTACCGTCCCTTGAGCGACGGCCCGCACATCAACGCCTTCATCGCGGCCATCGGCGCCCTGCTGTTCCTCGAATCTCTGGCCCTGGTGGTGTGGGGCCCCCAGGGATTGCGCATCGCCAATCCGCACCCCCAGATCTACAATGTCATGGGTATTACAGTGGGGTTGCAGCGTCTGATCGTCATCGTCGGCGCCGCGGCGCTCATCGTCCTGCTGCACCTGTTCCTTAAAAAGACCCTGATGGGCACCACCATCGAAGCCGTGGCACAGAACCGGGAAGGCGCCATGCTCAACGGCATCAATGTGAACCGGGTTTCGGCCATCACCTTTTTCATATCTTCGGCCACCGCAGCGGTGGCGGCCAGTTTTCTCTCCCCTATCTTCATGCTCTCGCCAGCCATGGGGGCGATCCTGGGCATGAAAGCCTTCATCATCGTGATCCTCGGCGGCATGGGCAGCATTCCTGGCGCGATCCTCGGCGGCTACATCCTCGGCCTGATCGAAGCGCTGGGCGGCGGCTACATCTCGGCGGAATACAAGGACGTGTTCGCCTTCGGCGCCCTGATCGTGATTCTATCCATCAAGCCGACCGGCATCTTTGGCAAAAGGGAGGGATAA
- a CDS encoding ABC transporter substrate-binding protein, with the protein MKKMRKFSVGLGLGILALAILCSGAYAKDVVIGFTGPLSGPGAGYGRDNLNGLLMAADDINKAGGLTIKGKKYKVKIESYDDMIDPTAAVNNARRLAARSGAVVIFNPVFNTIAPLMQINEQPGSEFLMMAYSSTPKIEEIPNKLASSIPPPFTAYVQAFADTAWQMGWRKGAMMVTLGAYGDEWREAWKHHWTEKGGEILADKPANYYTETDFSAQLSAVLATNPEYLLIGGPSEPTGLVIEQARNLGFKGGFVLVDQAKMDYVADVVFKGDLSKMDSVIGVCRVLDLPSPVIKKFNTEYETKYKVHNTFEAMLNYSAVHIIFAAMEKAGTIDDPRAIKAAIPSVLPQSESQVPTPYVGTLNQKLLVAATVGVIQDGAYKHAYQYIWWAKDEAAFEKAKKMLAEGIEIRWMPIKGYLQE; encoded by the coding sequence ATGAAAAAAATGAGGAAGTTTTCAGTGGGGCTGGGGTTGGGCATACTGGCGCTGGCGATCCTTTGCTCGGGCGCCTATGCCAAGGATGTGGTCATCGGATTCACCGGCCCGTTGAGCGGGCCTGGCGCCGGCTATGGGCGGGACAATCTCAACGGACTGCTCATGGCGGCCGACGACATCAACAAGGCCGGCGGTCTGACGATCAAGGGTAAAAAATACAAAGTCAAAATCGAAAGCTACGACGATATGATCGACCCCACCGCGGCGGTCAACAATGCCCGTCGGCTGGCGGCCCGATCCGGAGCGGTCGTGATCTTCAATCCGGTCTTCAACACCATCGCGCCGTTGATGCAGATCAACGAGCAGCCCGGCTCCGAATTCCTTATGATGGCATACAGCTCCACGCCCAAAATCGAGGAGATCCCCAACAAGCTGGCGTCCTCCATCCCGCCGCCGTTTACCGCCTATGTGCAAGCGTTCGCCGACACGGCCTGGCAGATGGGTTGGCGCAAGGGTGCCATGATGGTCACCCTGGGCGCCTACGGCGACGAGTGGCGTGAGGCCTGGAAACACCACTGGACGGAAAAGGGCGGGGAGATCCTGGCCGACAAACCGGCCAACTACTACACCGAAACCGATTTTTCGGCCCAGTTGAGCGCGGTTTTAGCCACCAATCCCGAATACCTGCTCATCGGCGGGCCCTCCGAACCCACCGGCCTGGTCATCGAGCAGGCGCGCAACCTCGGTTTCAAAGGCGGCTTCGTCCTGGTCGACCAGGCCAAGATGGATTACGTCGCCGACGTGGTTTTCAAGGGCGATCTTTCCAAGATGGACAGCGTCATCGGCGTATGCCGAGTGCTGGATTTGCCCTCCCCCGTGATCAAAAAATTCAACACCGAATACGAAACAAAATACAAGGTGCACAACACCTTTGAAGCCATGCTGAACTACTCGGCCGTGCACATCATTTTCGCGGCTATGGAAAAGGCCGGCACCATCGATGATCCCAGGGCCATCAAGGCCGCCATTCCCAGCGTGCTGCCCCAGAGCGAGTCTCAAGTGCCCACTCCCTATGTCGGTACGCTGAATCAGAAGCTGCTTGTCGCGGCCACCGTGGGCGTGATCCAGGACGGCGCCTACAAACACGCCTACCAGTACATCTGGTGGGCCAAAGACGAAGCCGCTTTTGAAAAGGCCAAAAAGATGCTGGCCGAAGGCATCGAAATCCGCTGGATGCCCATCAAGGGGTATCTGCAGGAGTAG
- the ssb gene encoding single-stranded DNA-binding protein — MAGINKVILVGNLGQDPEIRYMPDGTAVASFTIATSETWKDKQTGEKKEQTEWHRIKAWRRLGEICGEYLSKGSQVYVEGKLQTRSWEKDGVTRYTTEIVASTVQFLGGRGDSGGRPKPGGNRGNFPAEDQGYPEPPMQDVPEDDIPF, encoded by the coding sequence ATGGCAGGCATTAACAAAGTCATACTGGTTGGCAATTTGGGACAAGATCCCGAAATCCGCTACATGCCCGACGGCACGGCCGTGGCATCTTTCACCATCGCCACCTCGGAAACCTGGAAGGACAAGCAGACCGGCGAGAAAAAAGAGCAAACCGAGTGGCACCGTATCAAAGCCTGGCGCCGGCTCGGGGAAATCTGCGGTGAATATCTCTCCAAAGGCAGCCAGGTCTATGTCGAAGGCAAACTGCAGACCCGTTCGTGGGAAAAAGACGGAGTCACGCGCTACACCACGGAAATCGTCGCCTCCACCGTACAGTTTCTCGGCGGCCGCGGCGATTCGGGCGGGCGGCCCAAACCAGGCGGCAACCGCGGAAATTTTCCAGCGGAAGACCAGGGCTATCCCGAACCGCCCATGCAGGATGTGCCCGAGGACGATATCCCCTTCTAG
- a CDS encoding DUF362 domain-containing protein: MARNEKASPCNRAASVPTPDNMTKVFVKKSAYDSARIRSQVTEMLDSMGADWIAPGARVLIKPNLLLPAAPDKGIVTHPMICRAVVEYLLDRGAKVQVSDSPGVGSFRKVITETGYKAALEGLDVELKPFEESIDVDIGEPFGRIPIARDAVEADRVINLAKLKTHAQMYLTLGAKNLFGCIVGLRKPEWHMRSGVDRQLFARLLVQICQAVRPAFTIVDGILALEGQGPGKSGTPRELDLLVGGTDPHAVDKTICTLLGLNPGQLLTNAIARDMGFFDGHVHVNGDLRIVEDFKFPELNSLSLGPESFSRFMRRYMLQKPVVDNKKMQIVRRVLEDLPGQSHQSRHPGHPIRLRSLYPLLLLPRSVPARRDPRQRACSGPIAAAPDPLIFQGQHIKLDHN, encoded by the coding sequence ATGGCTCGCAATGAAAAGGCGTCACCCTGTAACAGAGCCGCCTCGGTTCCGACACCGGACAACATGACCAAAGTCTTCGTCAAAAAATCGGCCTACGATTCCGCCCGGATTCGATCCCAGGTCACGGAAATGCTCGACAGCATGGGGGCGGATTGGATCGCTCCAGGCGCCCGCGTGCTGATCAAGCCCAATCTTCTTCTTCCGGCCGCACCGGACAAGGGCATCGTCACGCACCCCATGATCTGCCGGGCCGTGGTGGAATACCTGCTCGACCGGGGCGCCAAGGTCCAGGTGTCCGACAGCCCCGGCGTCGGCAGCTTCCGCAAGGTCATCACCGAAACCGGCTACAAGGCGGCCCTCGAAGGGCTGGATGTCGAGCTGAAACCTTTCGAGGAATCGATCGACGTGGACATTGGCGAACCGTTCGGTCGCATCCCCATCGCCCGAGACGCGGTCGAGGCCGATCGGGTCATCAACCTGGCCAAACTCAAAACCCATGCCCAGATGTATCTTACCCTGGGCGCCAAAAACCTTTTCGGTTGCATCGTCGGCCTGCGCAAGCCCGAATGGCATATGCGCTCCGGCGTCGACCGCCAGCTGTTCGCCCGACTGCTGGTGCAGATCTGCCAGGCGGTTCGTCCGGCGTTTACCATCGTCGACGGCATATTGGCTCTGGAGGGCCAGGGGCCGGGCAAGAGCGGTACACCGCGTGAACTGGACCTGCTGGTAGGCGGTACCGATCCACATGCGGTGGACAAGACCATTTGCACGCTGCTCGGTCTCAATCCCGGCCAGCTGCTGACCAATGCCATCGCACGCGACATGGGGTTCTTCGACGGCCACGTCCACGTCAACGGGGATTTGCGTATCGTCGAGGACTTCAAATTTCCCGAACTCAACTCGCTGAGCCTGGGCCCCGAGTCGTTCAGCCGCTTCATGCGGCGTTACATGCTCCAGAAACCGGTGGTGGACAACAAAAAAATGCAAATTGTGCGGAGAGTGCTGGAGGATTTGCCCGGCCAAAGCCATCAGTCACGACACCCGGGGCATCCAATTCGATTACGATCTTTGTATCCGTTGTTATTGCTGCCTCGAAGTGTGCCTGCACGGCGCGATCCGCGCCAAAGAGCCTGTTCTGGGCCGATTGCGGCGGCGCCTGATCCGCTGATTTTTCAAGGGCAACACATCAAGCTCGACCACAATTAG
- a CDS encoding THUMP domain-containing class I SAM-dependent RNA methyltransferase — MDTVPPANLEKQIKRHVIGRSHDFYAMCTPGLEEMCAREVARLSDTIAVLSVTPGGVGFSGRLEDLMRANLHLRTAGRVLMRLATFNAANFRQLRKRAAAIAWDRYLPEGCLPLCKVSAHRSRLYHSGAVSDQLTAVIADFWRQRHASYRTDPGQVLYLRLEEDTATVSLDSSGANLYLRGIKRHGARAPLRETLAAGILHLAGYDPDRPLFDPMCGGGTFSLEAALIAKRIAPGLFREFAFMQWPAFRQPRWRHLTVSAREEARSLARPMIHASDTDADACRGLEETVDRFALDDAVRVACRDFFSITPPLDWLGDGRPGLVVLNPPYGRRLVSDRRPPRYYKHIGEKLHDDFRGWRAAVILPEAALIGTLPLGSHATRLSHGGLTIWLQVGIVA, encoded by the coding sequence ATGGATACGGTACCACCCGCCAATCTGGAAAAACAGATCAAACGCCATGTGATCGGCCGATCGCACGATTTTTACGCGATGTGCACGCCCGGCCTCGAGGAGATGTGCGCCCGGGAGGTGGCGCGTTTGTCGGACACGATCGCCGTGCTATCGGTGACCCCGGGCGGCGTCGGATTCAGCGGACGGCTGGAGGACCTGATGCGCGCCAACCTGCATCTGCGCACGGCGGGCCGGGTGCTGATGCGGTTGGCCACTTTTAATGCCGCCAATTTCAGACAACTGCGGAAAAGGGCGGCGGCCATCGCCTGGGATCGTTACTTGCCCGAGGGGTGCTTGCCGTTGTGCAAGGTGAGTGCCCATCGCTCGCGGTTGTACCATTCCGGGGCCGTGTCCGATCAGTTGACCGCAGTCATCGCCGACTTCTGGCGGCAACGTCATGCCTCCTACCGCACCGACCCGGGCCAGGTGCTTTATCTGCGGCTGGAAGAGGATACGGCCACCGTCTCTTTGGACAGCAGCGGCGCCAATCTCTACTTGCGCGGGATAAAGCGTCATGGCGCGCGGGCACCGTTGCGCGAGACGTTGGCAGCCGGCATTCTGCATCTTGCCGGATACGACCCGGACCGCCCCCTGTTCGACCCCATGTGCGGGGGAGGCACCTTTTCCCTGGAGGCGGCCCTGATCGCCAAGCGGATAGCGCCGGGCCTTTTTCGGGAATTCGCTTTCATGCAATGGCCGGCGTTTCGCCAGCCGCGCTGGCGCCACTTGACCGTATCGGCCAGAGAGGAGGCGCGGTCCCTGGCGCGTCCCATGATCCATGCCTCCGACACGGACGCCGATGCCTGCCGGGGATTGGAAGAGACGGTGGACCGGTTCGCGCTCGACGATGCGGTTCGTGTGGCGTGCCGAGATTTTTTTTCCATCACACCGCCCCTCGACTGGCTGGGCGATGGGCGGCCGGGCCTGGTGGTGCTCAATCCTCCCTATGGACGACGGCTCGTTTCGGACCGCCGGCCGCCTCGGTATTACAAGCACATCGGCGAAAAGCTGCATGACGATTTCCGAGGGTGGCGGGCGGCAGTCATTTTACCTGAGGCGGCGCTGATCGGCACCCTGCCGTTGGGTTCCCATGCCACCCGATTATCACATGGCGGCTTGACGATATGGCTGCAGGTGGGCATTGTCGCCTGA
- a CDS encoding cupin domain-containing protein, which yields METISKINVFEDIPAVLPDEWSQTLFRGAQVKIERIVSKGHRSPPGFWYDQHWDEWVVLLKGGAGLCFEHDPVERVLAPGDAVLIPAGVRHRVSWTDNQEESVWLAVHMTAAAVGRDATS from the coding sequence ATGGAAACAATATCTAAAATTAATGTGTTTGAGGACATACCGGCCGTTTTGCCCGACGAGTGGTCTCAGACCCTGTTTCGCGGCGCACAGGTTAAGATCGAGCGCATCGTCTCCAAAGGGCACCGTTCACCGCCCGGGTTCTGGTATGATCAGCATTGGGACGAATGGGTGGTGTTGCTCAAAGGCGGTGCCGGATTGTGTTTTGAGCATGACCCGGTGGAAAGGGTGCTGGCACCTGGGGATGCGGTGCTGATTCCAGCGGGCGTGCGGCATCGCGTGTCCTGGACCGACAACCAGGAAGAGAGTGTGTGGTTGGCGGTTCATATGACGGCCGCAGCCGTGGGGCGCGACGCGACGTCTTGA
- a CDS encoding ferritin-like domain-containing protein: protein MDKSAYQQILDAAIQGEIEANRFYQQVAEKVADRFLKEMFLEFAREEQKHRQILEGFRERSDMAIHFAQVPDYHVSETVEVSETLSMEMKPADAIALAMKKEERAMRHYTQLAEACDDEAQQKVFLELAAMERGHKARMENAFVDIGYPEVW from the coding sequence ATGGATAAAAGTGCATATCAGCAAATCCTCGACGCGGCCATCCAGGGGGAGATCGAGGCCAACCGGTTCTATCAGCAGGTGGCCGAAAAAGTCGCCGACCGTTTCCTCAAGGAGATGTTCCTCGAATTTGCCAGGGAAGAACAGAAACATCGGCAGATTCTGGAGGGGTTTCGAGAACGGTCGGATATGGCCATCCATTTTGCGCAGGTGCCCGACTACCACGTGTCCGAAACCGTGGAGGTATCGGAAACCTTGTCCATGGAGATGAAACCGGCCGATGCCATTGCCCTGGCCATGAAAAAGGAAGAGAGGGCCATGCGGCACTATACCCAGCTGGCCGAGGCCTGTGATGACGAGGCCCAGCAGAAGGTGTTTCTCGAACTGGCCGCCATGGAGCGCGGACACAAGGCCAGGATGGAAAACGCCTTCGTGGATATTGGCTACCCCGAAGTGTGGTAG
- a CDS encoding L,D-transpeptidase family protein: MCRTDFQFKMTALGVLFVLAAALSAGRAARADRFEEDATWSDGFLQEERIGLTETMRLIAGQIEVLLTQKTGASAFVCRGEPICAIQLLPAFYAQRQYQPLWLDEQGLRPTALSLIRAVFSATDDGLDPSDYHLDTMIAAQEAVGSGRVSLTDHSPEQWAEFDIVFTDAFLLYCSHLSGGRINPQTLHNDWVISVPAIDMMEVLNEVVTETQLDRAIDRLRPSHRGYAELRARLIKLREIQVQGGWPQVPDGDTLEPDIRDARVLPLRHRLLADGDLPVTEFPEAPDHFDEELVAAVKRFQMRHGLKADGRVGRRTLEALNTTVAQRIRQIELNLERWRWVPGDLGDRYIYVNTADFRLEVVEHNHVSLEMPVIVGKPARRTPVFSSQMTYMVVNPEWTVPFTIAVEDMLPQAVGDPEFFDRLGIRVYFGWDEKAPPIDPSYIDWRAYGSNNFPFRFVQAPGPSNALGRFKFMFPNQFAVYLHDTPHRGLFGRIERDFSSGCIRISDPVALAEYLIREDPSWSSRKLRKILDQRKTEVIHIAKPIWVHLLYLTTWVDSDGTLQFRKDIYDLDAELAKALGRRRTHAVYGGIAGRFGRVSGNVN, encoded by the coding sequence ATGTGTCGAACCGATTTTCAATTCAAGATGACGGCCCTCGGCGTCCTGTTTGTTCTCGCGGCCGCCCTGTCTGCCGGACGGGCGGCCCGTGCCGATCGATTTGAAGAAGACGCTACCTGGTCAGATGGTTTCCTGCAGGAAGAGCGGATCGGGCTGACGGAAACCATGAGGCTGATTGCCGGGCAAATAGAAGTTCTGCTTACCCAAAAAACCGGCGCATCGGCGTTTGTTTGTCGGGGAGAGCCGATTTGTGCGATCCAGCTGCTTCCGGCCTTTTATGCCCAACGCCAATATCAACCCTTGTGGCTCGATGAACAGGGGCTCCGCCCCACCGCGCTATCCTTGATCCGCGCCGTCTTCAGTGCCACCGATGACGGGCTCGATCCGTCCGATTACCATCTCGACACAATGATCGCCGCCCAGGAAGCCGTCGGTTCGGGCCGCGTCTCCCTGACCGACCATTCGCCGGAACAATGGGCCGAGTTTGACATCGTGTTCACCGATGCGTTTCTATTGTATTGTTCCCACCTTTCCGGCGGCAGAATAAACCCCCAAACGCTGCATAACGACTGGGTGATATCCGTACCTGCCATCGACATGATGGAGGTCCTGAACGAGGTGGTCACCGAGACCCAGCTCGATCGTGCCATCGACCGATTGCGGCCGTCTCACCGGGGCTATGCCGAATTGCGTGCCCGGCTTATCAAGCTTCGTGAAATCCAGGTTCAAGGCGGATGGCCGCAGGTTCCGGACGGAGACACCTTGGAGCCCGACATTCGCGATGCGCGGGTGTTGCCGCTGCGGCATCGCTTATTGGCCGATGGCGACCTTCCTGTCACCGAGTTTCCGGAGGCGCCCGATCATTTCGATGAGGAACTCGTGGCCGCGGTCAAGCGGTTTCAGATGCGCCATGGGCTCAAGGCGGACGGCCGAGTGGGGCGTCGGACCCTGGAGGCCCTGAACACGACGGTGGCCCAGCGCATCCGGCAGATCGAATTGAATCTCGAACGTTGGCGTTGGGTCCCAGGCGACCTGGGGGATCGTTATATTTATGTCAATACGGCCGATTTCAGGCTGGAGGTGGTGGAGCACAATCACGTGTCGCTGGAAATGCCTGTGATCGTGGGTAAACCGGCCCGCCGCACCCCGGTCTTCAGCTCGCAGATGACTTACATGGTCGTCAATCCGGAATGGACCGTCCCTTTTACCATTGCCGTGGAGGACATGCTGCCGCAAGCGGTCGGCGATCCCGAATTCTTCGATCGCCTGGGCATCCGCGTCTATTTTGGCTGGGACGAAAAAGCCCCTCCGATCGATCCGAGTTACATCGACTGGCGCGCATACGGGTCGAACAACTTTCCTTTCCGCTTCGTGCAGGCACCGGGTCCGAGCAATGCCCTGGGGCGCTTTAAGTTCATGTTTCCCAACCAGTTTGCGGTCTATTTGCACGACACCCCCCATCGGGGTCTGTTCGGCCGGATCGAAAGGGATTTCAGTTCGGGTTGTATCAGGATTTCAGATCCAGTCGCGCTGGCCGAATATCTGATCAGAGAAGACCCATCCTGGTCGTCCCGGAAGTTGCGGAAGATCCTTGATCAACGCAAGACCGAAGTGATCCATATCGCCAAACCCATATGGGTTCACCTGCTCTATTTAACCACTTGGGTGGATTCAGACGGCACGCTTCAGTTTCGTAAGGATATCTACGACCTGGATGCCGAATTGGCCAAGGCCCTCGGCAGGAGGCGGACCCATGCAGTGTACGGCGGCATAGCCGGCAGATTCGGCCGCGTCTCCGGAAATGTGAATTGA